The sequence ATACGCCTTTATTAGCTTCGGCCCCTGTTAATGCCATCCGGCATGCTGGTTTTGCAAATTCAAAATTGCCTTTCTTATTATAGTAAGTCATCGTAGCATACGCCGAATCAGTGGGATCATTCGCAGACAAACAATAACTAGCTTCATAGCCTGGGTAACTTTTGAAATCTATTGTCTGGAGTAATGCAGCCAGGTTTTCTTTTTTCCCAAATAAGAGCAGGTAGTAGGGTCTGTTGATATTATTCACTTTCATGGGCTTGCCGCCATTGGATTCAGCATAATAGATTCCGGAAAAAGAGGAATTGTATTTAATAACAATGGTCGATATCTTCCCTTCAGCTTTAAACTTATTGGACATGAAAATTTTCATCTCTGCTTCAGCAAGCGAGCTATTACCTCCTTTATCAGAGAAGATACAATCTGATACCAGGATACTTACTTTTTTCCCCATTTGAATGGTGCAGGAATCTATCACCTGTGGCAATAGCGACGAGCCATTGGAGGAACATAATGATTTCAGGGTACCTGGGTTAAGACTCATTACTGACTTTACCAGGGGAATATTAGTTGGTGGCTGGAAAGGACAGATATGCCCACTAATAAAGAATAATTGAGGTTCCCTTTTTAGTTGAGCCGGGATATCGCTGATAAAGTTAATAAGGACTTTTTTGAAGTCGGCATTGTTTCCCAGGTAACCGGCCATGCTACCAGAGTTTTCGATATAGATGTTATAATCCACATTGGGGACAGCTTGCTTTTGAGGGCCGCATTTATAGTGGATAGCTTCATCCCCTCCACATCCCCATAAAAATATCAGTAAAAAAAACAGGAGTTTTCCATGGGGCAGGGTATACGCATTCTTCATGTTGGGAATTTTATCATACCAGCAGTTTATGTCTCTTGTCTGAACAAAGGTGACATTAACCGGGGTAGGAAAAAACCTGGGGAGGGAGGGGATTTTTCCGGTATTTGTATCCACCAATATGTAGCAATCCAGTAATAGTTTAGCTTTACTTCATTCACCAACAAAATCGCTATGCTATGAATTACGGACAACCAATGATAGTAATGGGCTGTATAATCCTCCTGATCGCACTATATGTTTTCATCGTTCGATGGGTGCTGCGTATTAACGACATCATTTTTTACCTTGACAAAATAAATGAGAAGCTGGCAAGAATGGAGCAATCCAAAGAACCTCCTCAAGAGTAATAAATCATGAGACTATTCACCTTTTTCACAGCAGCCTTACTTTTCATTGCTACAATTCAATTACCAATAGGCTTCTACACCGCTCTACGCATATTGGTTTTTATCTGTTCAATATTGTTAGTCAGGTCATCCTACCAGGATAGCCTGACTAACTGGGTGATCATTTTTTTGGTAATAGCGGTTTTATTTAATCCAATTATCCCTGTTTATCTATATAAAAAGAGTATCTGGATACCTATTGATATAATAGCAGGGATATTGTTCATGGCGAAAGGTCTATTTTGGAAAAGAACCACTCATTAAAAGAGTCAGGTAGGTCCTGACTCTTTTAATACACATTTCCATACACCTCCTGTAAGCACGTATCCCTTACAATCTTTATCTGCTGTGACTGTCCCACAAAAGAAATCTCCATTTTATTACTCCCATTCTCAAAAGTCCACCCTGGCGCATCCAGGTATAAATCCGCCGTCTGACTCCTATACACATAAGGAATCCCGAAAAACCGCGCATTCGCATGCTCAACCTTTACCGTCTTCAACTCTGCCCCTACCAATAATCTCAGAGAATAAAAATCTCCCTCCAACGGCTGGTCCTTCTTCCCCGTCACTAAAAGCAAATAATCAAACGACCGCATATTCTTCACTAAAAAGAACCCACCTAACACCGTCAACATAAATACCACCACCGGCCCACCCAACTGCAACGTTCCATTAAATTGCCTTCCGGAGAAATGAGCATTCGACCGCATTACCCCAAATAAAAACGAAGCAGTCGAGAACCCTAACGGAATCAAGGCGATATAAAATAAATTCTGGTCTATGCCCATCTTAATCAACTCTTCCGATCTATTAATGTACAACCAGACAATCCCCAAACTTATCCCCAAAAACAAAAGTGAATACACCACATACAGTGTTAGTTTCCGTTCCATAATAACTAGTCTATCTATTTATTGATATCAAAGGGTTAGATAATTTACTTTCTTCAATGCCAACGTATTTCTGTTGCTCATTTGCATTTTGATTATCCTGATGTTCACGAATAGCACCTTGAATAATAGCCGATATTTTCTCTTCTAATGGAGTTTGGGGTTTCTTGCTGATTTTCATCTTACGGTTTATCTTTCCCCTTTGAAATACCGGCTGCTCAATATTTGATTTATTCAATAAATTCCATCTCTTATTATTTACCATAAAATTAAAATATGCATCCATCACAGACATTCGCTGGAATGCTCTTTGCATGACCAGATCTAATTTTACAGTTAAATTATACCATTCTATACTGGAACTGTTTTCTCTATTTCCTGGAATACTACGTATATATTCAAACGGGGAGATATATTGCAGACAATCAGCAAACTCAAATTTTAAGAAATAATACTCCCTGAAATAAAATAAATAAACCTTCGCTGTATAAATAATTATAATCCGTTCAGTCCATTGCTCCAAACGAACAACTGCTTGTTTAATCAAATCAATCAATGAATGTTCCTCTTCGGCACAACGATCATTTACTCCCTGATAAAAATCAAGCAGAAATAAAATTTCTTTATTATTAGCAAAAGGATTGTCAATTGAATATAATCCTCCTCCTACATGAATGATCATCGTTTTTCTTGCAGGTGATTTTATCGGATCCTCTTCATCCAGTTTCTCCATCACATTTCCAATAAACACCTGGATATCTACTTCTTTCTTATTAAAATACTTCGCTAGCTCATCTGCATCTGTTATTTTATGATCAGCAATAATATCTTTCAGATATTCAATTGTATCACATACCATCTCATTATTCAAAACAATATCAATAGTGTGATCCTTAAACAAAAACTGATAGATGGATTGCAATTCTATCTCTGTAAGATCTACAGTATCGTGAAAAATGTTTAGTATGCTCTTTAATATATCGGAATGGTTACATTTAATCATTGTAAGTAATTTGGATGGGTACATTAATAATAACAATCACTTCTTGTTTTTATTTCTGTAAACTTTCATTTTCAAACTTCCTTCAGTAATATTCATCTTTTGAGATATCTCATCATAGTCATAACCATGCTCCCTCATCTCATACATGTCGTAGAGATTCCGATTTTTTTTCCATACTTTCTCCAGACCGTCTTTTACGGCAAGCCGTTCATACGGATCCAGCCCCTGGTCTCTAATTTCCATCACTTTTTCAGTGATCCCTTCTACCTTGCCGCTAAATTTTTCCAGGTATTCACTCAAAATATTTTTAGCTTTCAGGTACAGCAAGGTCTTAATTTCATACCTTTCTTTATAGTCTTCTTTCCGGCTATTTTTTAAGGTTTCCTCAATCGTTTTTTGCACCAGATCAATAGGGAGCAATGCATTATCCATACCTTTCAGGCACTTCATTCGATTATAAAACATCATTTCCAGATGATGGGACTCTTTTGATAGTATTTCTACTATTTCCCGATCATTATACATAGCGATGGTTTTAAAAGTTATTAATGCGATCAACAACAAAATGCAGCAAAAAAGAGGAACAATTATTTAGAAGATTTTACATCCCCGGGCTTACCTCATGTTGCTATTTTTACGCCTGCTACATATATATAAACATGCATTCCTCTCAAAAAGTAACATGTAACTATACAAGTCAATAGTTAATGTCTGGTTAACAAAATTCACATTAATAAAAATCATATTATTTACTATAATCCTTTTAAAAATGCCATTCCAATTATCAATGTGTAATTATACATCCAGTGAATTTTGAGCAGTAATTTTCTTATAAACTATCTGCCAGGAACCGAAAGATGAAACTCAAATACACAATTTGATTCTGAAAATATCAATCTGATAAATACATTGTCAATCAATCACTTATCGAAAATAATTTTATTTTATAAATATAAAATTCGCTAAACTTGTGTCCCAATAAACAAGTTCTATGAATGTTGTATCACTCATTAGTAAGACTGATCTTAATCGCATTCCGAAGATATATGCTGATATCGGGAGTAAAGTGAAGGGCCAGATTTACATAAGGAGAGCTTTAAAAGAAATAGGCTATTATCAGCCCTTCTTTCTATTTATATTGAATCGATATAAAATGGAATTAGATAAAGAATCGGCAAAACCATTATTAAAACTCTATTTTCTGATATGGTTCTTTTATAAAAGAAAAACACGCATCCGCGATATACCAGTTACCTCGGAGAGATACATGCAAGCCGAATTTGAAATAGCAGATATCGGGGAGGATGAACAATTATTTGACGCACTCGAAAGCCCAGGATCAAGAGCACTGATATCAATTATTTTATCAAAATTCAAGCAGGACCCTGAAATCGAACCAATACTTCAAAATTCTGACAGTACTGTTTTTATAAGTATCTGCAGCTTTATCAGATGCTTTGACGAGATCACTACCAAACGCTGGCCATAACGTAAAAAATGGGCGTGTGCTACACGCCCATTATCTCAATTACTTATTTTACCACACAACTACCGTTCTGTTTCCCGTTGCAGGATACCTCAGATCCTCACCGCCATCTATCTCTACCGTTATATAATATTCGAAATCTTCACTTTTTATTTTCTCATTTCCTACATGAACTTTATACACATTGGCGCCTTCATGTGTTCCATTTTCCTTCGCAAAATCTGTCCCTGCCAATTTACGCCAATGTAATTTCACGCCTTTCACCCCCTTACCGCTCAATACCCTCACCCGCATATCCAAACTTTCATTGGCGGATAGCATTGTTCGTTTGGTGGTAACGATCACCCTCGCCGGTCCTTTATATTCTTTCGATAACACCAACGGCGGCACATTCCCTCTCACGACTCCTATCACACTGTCATACCTTGTCAGATACTGCATCCTTTGCATATTATGCTGTTCAATATTCGCCAGGGTTCCCATCTCTCCTGTAGTACTTACGGTCTGCAACAGTTCCGTCACCATTTCCTCCCATACCTTTGCCGTACTATCTCTCAATACCAATAACCGGTCACCCAATTCCTTTTGTTTATTTACAATCGCCTGCTTAGCGATCGTATCCATCTCACCTAATAAACAACCCACTTTTGAAATAGCTCTTGCATAATAAAACGTATGTAACCAATACTGATAATTTGCCTGGTTAGTGGGTGTATGTACCAGGCGTCCACACTTTTCAAAAGCATTAATAAAATGATAGCCTTTCGCTACTGAATCCCATGGTAACTTATTCACAATAATCAAACCCGGTCCTTTAATACCCCAGATAGTCGCTCTTGGAAAATTAGCTGTATAATCCGTTACTTCCGGCGCCACGGGTGCAGCACCATCAAATGCCTGGAAGATAGGGGAGATCGCTTTGGCCGCATCTTTCCCAAATTGTAAGGTAGCCCACTCATCATATAGATCATTCACCGGGTAATCCCGTTTACCAGCAGGGATAATTTTGTTATAAGTATTTGCTTCCCATCCCGCCCTGGCCAGCGACATGAAATTTGGCGACAGGTTCTTCGTCCGCCAATGAATCCCCATCAATCCTGTACATCCATATTTATATGCATCCTGCGCATCCTTCCTGGTTCTACCCGCCCAGAACTGTGGACATATCAATGCAGGATCATCTTCCATCCAGGTGATCTCCCATTTGGGTCTTCCCTTTACCGTACCAAATGCAGGCTCCACAGGTGTATATCCCTGTTGTCTGTTGATCACGCCAAAAGGCATTTCTTTGGGTAATAACTGATCAAACTCCGCCCTGTTCCTGGCAGGCCCTAATACCCAACCACAGGTAGCCAGGGTAAAAGGAGCATTCACCGCTTTAGCTGCAGCCACCGCACTTTGCAGATCTTTCTTTACAAAATCCGTTTCTCCCGGACGCTCACCTTCCCATGTCCAGTCCTCTGGTGTCCAGAACCAATAATAATCTAAAGGATGCGTCGCTTTTATTCTTGAAAAGATCCCTTCATACAAAGCCTGCCTGGTAGAATCCTGTCTTCCAAAAGGTAAAGTCTTTTTCAC is a genomic window of Chitinophaga sp. LS1 containing:
- a CDS encoding DUF6804 family protein codes for the protein MRLFTFFTAALLFIATIQLPIGFYTALRILVFICSILLVRSSYQDSLTNWVIIFLVIAVLFNPIIPVYLYKKSIWIPIDIIAGILFMAKGLFWKRTTH
- a CDS encoding alpha-glucuronidase family glycosyl hydrolase, giving the protein MRYLVLFFLLLTLTPGFSRVPVIVHNSGAGATINLATKELQRYIYVRTGELPEIKTISGTIPANAIWVGTIDALPLKDKRINTGLKGDAYQLLSTTDQRLLIAGTTEIAALYGAYKFLESTGIGFALDDDIIPDEQIKVIQLAGFNKVYQPAFALRGIQPFHDFPEGPDWWNEDDYKAILAQLPKMGMNFIGFHTYPSVGIFRGWYKPEPIVWIGTKEQFDKNNGHVNNAYPILHANTNDSTWDYYPKKTSDFNFGAAQLFETDNYGADYMKNVSDWPHTPEENMTIFNKMGDLLNSAFSYAKELGVKTCIGTETALTIPREVKKTLPFGRQDSTRQALYEGIFSRIKATHPLDYYWFWTPEDWTWEGERPGETDFVKKDLQSAVAAAKAVNAPFTLATCGWVLGPARNRAEFDQLLPKEMPFGVINRQQGYTPVEPAFGTVKGRPKWEITWMEDDPALICPQFWAGRTRKDAQDAYKYGCTGLMGIHWRTKNLSPNFMSLARAGWEANTYNKIIPAGKRDYPVNDLYDEWATLQFGKDAAKAISPIFQAFDGAAPVAPEVTDYTANFPRATIWGIKGPGLIIVNKLPWDSVAKGYHFINAFEKCGRLVHTPTNQANYQYWLHTFYYARAISKVGCLLGEMDTIAKQAIVNKQKELGDRLLVLRDSTAKVWEEMVTELLQTVSTTGEMGTLANIEQHNMQRMQYLTRYDSVIGVVRGNVPPLVLSKEYKGPARVIVTTKRTMLSANESLDMRVRVLSGKGVKGVKLHWRKLAGTDFAKENGTHEGANVYKVHVGNEKIKSEDFEYYITVEIDGGEDLRYPATGNRTVVVW